The region AACGGCCGCAGCGTTTGAATTCATCATTCCGCCGCGGTAGGTTGACAGCGCGGCACCTGCCTCGATGGGCCCGGGCAGGCTCCCAGCTCGGCCACGGATGATTGATTGATGAACCGATACTGGATCATCGGTGGCGTCGGCGTTCTTCTCGCCTTGATTGCCGTGGGGTTGAACGAGTTCGTTTCGCGTCAGGAGCGAGTCTCGGAAGCCGCACCGCGAAGCCAGGCGATTGCGCCGACTCCGGCAACACAAGCGCAACCGCTGCCGGCGGTCGCGGCGCCTTCCTCGACGCCTCAGCCGGTGGCCCCCAGCTTCGATGTGGTCCGGGTCAATCCCAGCGGCGATGCGGTCATCGCCGGTCGCGGCGCTCCCAATACCGAGGTGACCGTGCTCGATGGCGACAAGCCCATCGGCAAGGTCATGGCCGATGCCCGCGGCGAGTGGGTGTTGCTGCCCTCCCAGCCCTTGACCCCCGGAACCCGGTCGCTTTCCTTGAGCCAGCGCAGCGCCGACGGCTCGAACCAGACCTCCGAGCGGGTGGTGGTTCTGGTCGTGCCCGAGCGCCAGAAGGATATCGCCGGACGTCCGAGCGACCAGCCGAGCCAAGCCCTGGCGCTCTCGGTGCCCAGGCAAGGCACCGGGCCGAGCCAGGTCTTGCAGGCGCCGC is a window of Pseudomonadota bacterium DNA encoding:
- a CDS encoding LysM peptidoglycan-binding domain-containing protein; this encodes MNRYWIIGGVGVLLALIAVGLNEFVSRQERVSEAAPRSQAIAPTPATQAQPLPAVAAPSSTPQPVAPSFDVVRVNPSGDAVIAGRGAPNTEVTVLDGDKPIGKVMADARGEWVLLPSQPLTPGTRSLSLSQRSADGSNQTSERVVVLVVPERQKDIAGRPSDQPSQALALSVPRQGTGPSQVLQAPQANAASPPRANIVPPAAVAPTSSAPAASTAPNVPTVTVDVVDYDDAGRISFAGKAESGAEVRVYLDNKLIGAATAGSGGDWRLSPSGEIAPGLYTLRADRVGGDGRVVARAELPLRRAAPLGDLTAANFIVIQPGNNLWSIARRVYGQGTQYTVIYQANQDQIRDPDLIYPGQVFQLPTAVN